A part of Methanomassiliicoccales archaeon genomic DNA contains:
- a CDS encoding precorrin-8X methylmutase translates to MSKDSSRQGATTESTYIDLGADTAEGYSISSRSRALARRTIGDSTPEDRIRQRCSVAVGDFSMAELLRFENGPVSAGIDALERGAVIYADIRMVQVGIQKKGHSSRVDCLLDHGGEISLRTGMTRTSAGMLALRDKLDGSIIVVGNAPSCLLSLCEIIDSGTVPGLVVGCPVGFVNAAESKEELRRRKVPSISTFGTRGGTPVAVAAMNEIITMYAERRMT, encoded by the coding sequence ATGTCAAAGGATTCATCACGCCAAGGGGCTACCACAGAAAGTACGTATATTGATCTGGGTGCGGACACGGCAGAAGGCTACAGCATTTCGAGCAGGAGCAGGGCCTTGGCGAGAAGGACCATTGGGGATTCGACGCCTGAGGACAGGATCAGGCAGAGGTGCTCGGTCGCGGTTGGGGATTTTTCAATGGCCGAACTTCTGAGGTTCGAGAACGGTCCGGTCTCAGCGGGCATCGACGCCCTTGAGCGCGGAGCGGTAATATATGCCGACATCCGCATGGTACAGGTAGGGATCCAGAAAAAAGGTCATTCCTCCAGGGTGGATTGCCTGTTGGACCATGGAGGGGAGATCTCCTTAAGAACAGGGATGACGAGGACGAGCGCAGGCATGCTTGCTTTGAGGGACAAGCTGGATGGTTCCATAATCGTGGTTGGCAACGCCCCTTCCTGCCTGTTGAGCCTGTGCGAGATCATCGATTCGGGGACGGTCCCCGGCCTGGTGGTCGGTTGTCCTGTCGGGTTCGTTAACGCGGCGGAATCGAAAGAGGAGCTGAGAAGGAGGAAGGTCCCATCGATCTCCACCTTTGGGACTAGGGGCGGGACCCCGGTCGCCGTCGCGGCGATGAACGAGATCATCACGATGTACGCAGAGCGGAGAATGACATGA
- a CDS encoding cobalt-precorrin-5B (C(1))-methyltransferase, giving the protein MKDPVSGFEYPEEWVSRCKDDEALADVKRGLAVLLSDGSVKLRGFTTGTTAAAACKAAVLSTTKDVDMVDVKLACSLRFEVPAIGWKGTGICAKFPGDYPEDATANLLFRARFEGPSNEVMLETGTGIGRWDRDTPRFKKGEPAISHSARTCIINAISEACEAIGMRGAKVHLEVPEGEVRAERTLNPRMGIIGGISVLGSTGLVEPWDDHLGQDAMARVAQGGDVVITTGRVGLRFARMAFPGSEVVLVGANISEAFAAASGRLTLYGLPALIMKFIEPDVLEGTGFMTVEELVCSERGHVAIRKALARFKEVHPGHRVVIIDRDGRVMGDSG; this is encoded by the coding sequence ATGAAGGACCCGGTATCAGGATTCGAATATCCAGAGGAATGGGTGTCGAGATGCAAGGACGATGAGGCCCTGGCAGATGTGAAAAGAGGGCTTGCGGTCCTTCTCTCCGATGGCTCGGTCAAGCTGCGAGGGTTCACCACAGGAACGACCGCGGCGGCGGCGTGCAAGGCCGCTGTCCTGTCGACGACGAAGGATGTTGACATGGTAGATGTGAAGCTCGCCTGTTCTTTGAGGTTCGAGGTCCCGGCCATAGGCTGGAAAGGGACGGGTATTTGCGCAAAGTTCCCCGGAGATTATCCTGAAGACGCAACGGCCAATCTGTTGTTCAGGGCGAGGTTCGAAGGGCCTTCAAATGAGGTGATGCTAGAGACAGGGACCGGCATCGGACGGTGGGACCGGGACACCCCTCGCTTCAAGAAAGGGGAACCAGCTATAAGTCATTCGGCGAGGACCTGCATCATCAACGCCATCTCAGAGGCCTGCGAGGCCATCGGAATGCGAGGGGCAAAGGTCCACCTCGAGGTGCCGGAGGGAGAGGTCAGGGCCGAAAGGACCCTGAACCCTAGGATGGGCATCATCGGTGGGATATCGGTGCTCGGCTCGACCGGCCTGGTCGAGCCTTGGGACGACCACCTTGGCCAGGATGCCATGGCAAGGGTCGCTCAAGGGGGGGACGTCGTGATCACCACAGGACGGGTCGGTCTCAGGTTCGCGAGGATGGCCTTTCCAGGTTCAGAGGTGGTGCTGGTGGGGGCCAACATCTCCGAGGCGTTCGCCGCCGCATCGGGTCGCCTGACCTTGTACGGCCTCCCCGCGCTCATCATGAAGTTCATAGAACCAGATGTCCTTGAGGGCACGGGTTTTATGACCGTTGAGGAGCTGGTCTGCTCCGAGAGGGGGCATGTGGCCATCCGCAAGGCGCTTGCAAGGTTCAAGGAGGTGCATCCAGGCCACAGGGTGGTCATCATCGACAGGGATGGAAGGGTTATGGGGGACAGCGGATGA
- a CDS encoding cobalt-precorrin-7 (C(5))-methyltransferase: protein MIVVGVGCGPGMMTEEAVARIKAAKNVYGSRRAIEIASTYIPSDCEVHPVTDFSDLSGLPEDSVVLSTGDPMLAGLGHLGLEVVPGISSLQLAFSRLKLPLTRAVVIDAHGDKDMDVSDEVMKEMSKGRIAFILTSPDFKVDKLASDLMLFGADCEIAICEDLGYPSECISVGTPSRPPVPGSGLFSVVVVKV, encoded by the coding sequence ATGATCGTCGTAGGTGTTGGTTGTGGTCCTGGTATGATGACCGAGGAGGCGGTCGCTAGGATAAAGGCCGCGAAAAATGTCTACGGCTCCCGAAGGGCGATAGAGATCGCATCCACATACATCCCTTCAGACTGTGAGGTGCACCCTGTGACGGACTTCTCCGACCTTTCAGGTCTCCCGGAGGATTCGGTGGTCCTTTCCACCGGAGATCCGATGCTGGCAGGTCTTGGCCACCTAGGCCTCGAGGTCGTGCCAGGGATTTCCTCATTACAGTTGGCATTCTCGAGGCTGAAGCTCCCCTTGACAAGGGCGGTCGTGATCGATGCCCATGGCGATAAGGACATGGACGTCTCGGATGAAGTGATGAAGGAGATGAGCAAGGGGAGGATCGCCTTCATCCTGACCTCTCCTGATTTCAAGGTGGACAAGCTCGCATCTGACCTGATGCTCTTTGGAGCGGACTGCGAGATCGCGATATGCGAGGACCTCGGTTATCCTAGCGAGTGCATCTCTGTCGGTACCCCTTCCCGTCCGCCCGTCCCCGGTTCGGGCCTCTTCTCGGTCGTAGTGGTAAAGGTGTGA
- the cobB gene encoding hydrogenobyrinic acid a,c-diamide synthase (glutamine-hydrolyzing), which produces MRPRVMIAGERSGVGKTTVTLGLLAALKARGLEVQPFKVGPDFLDPMHHDMVCSRRSRNLDTWMFPSYVMSSFLRASKGADISVIEGVMGFYDGYDGISEEGSSAHLSKLLSCPVVLVLNASSSARSLGAVAMGFKEYDKDVEIAGVVFNNVGGRRHLSMLESSLRGVECLGGLPKAKDIGLESRHLGLIPAREGDNSPAYEGMRALVEEHLDVKRIIEIARSAKNIEDVVDDMPSGLKRCRIGVALDAAFNFYYVDNFEILRSLGAEIIEFSPLADELPDVDGLYFGGGYPEVFAQGLSSNLRMMAGVRRAADDGMPIYAECGGLMYMCSSLRDLHGRTYKMTGIFDAEVEMTERLQALGYVRARTLRPNLLSDPGEELRGHVFHYSRVTRVEGEMSYELDKDKGIVGGLDGLCHENILASYLHLHFGSAPKAARRFVERCVEHSRR; this is translated from the coding sequence ATGAGGCCAAGGGTGATGATCGCAGGGGAAAGGAGCGGGGTCGGGAAGACGACCGTGACCCTCGGTCTCCTCGCGGCGCTCAAGGCCAGAGGTCTCGAAGTGCAGCCATTCAAGGTCGGCCCCGACTTCCTAGACCCGATGCACCATGACATGGTGTGCTCTCGAAGGTCGAGGAACCTCGATACCTGGATGTTCCCTTCTTATGTCATGAGCTCTTTCCTACGGGCCTCAAAAGGCGCGGACATCTCGGTCATCGAGGGGGTGATGGGGTTCTATGATGGATACGATGGCATCTCGGAGGAGGGCAGCAGCGCACACCTGTCAAAGCTCCTCTCCTGCCCTGTGGTGCTGGTGCTCAACGCCTCATCATCGGCCAGGAGCCTTGGTGCCGTGGCGATGGGCTTCAAAGAGTATGACAAGGATGTCGAGATCGCCGGGGTCGTCTTCAACAATGTGGGCGGCCGTAGACATCTTTCGATGTTGGAATCTTCATTGAGGGGGGTCGAGTGCCTTGGAGGACTTCCTAAGGCCAAGGACATCGGGCTGGAGAGCAGGCACCTGGGCCTCATACCTGCCAGGGAGGGGGACAATTCTCCTGCCTACGAGGGCATGAGAGCATTGGTCGAGGAGCATCTGGATGTCAAAAGGATCATTGAGATAGCGAGGTCCGCAAAGAACATCGAAGATGTGGTAGATGACATGCCGTCAGGACTGAAGAGATGCAGGATCGGCGTAGCGTTGGATGCAGCGTTCAACTTCTATTACGTGGATAATTTTGAGATACTTCGGTCGTTGGGGGCGGAGATCATCGAGTTCTCACCTTTGGCGGATGAGCTTCCGGATGTGGACGGCCTTTATTTCGGGGGAGGATATCCCGAGGTCTTCGCTCAGGGTCTTTCCTCCAACCTTAGGATGATGGCCGGAGTGAGGAGGGCCGCTGATGATGGGATGCCGATATATGCCGAATGCGGTGGCCTTATGTACATGTGCTCATCCCTGAGGGACCTGCATGGACGTACCTACAAGATGACGGGCATCTTTGATGCCGAGGTGGAGATGACAGAAAGGCTCCAGGCGCTCGGATACGTGAGGGCTAGGACATTGAGGCCCAACCTGCTCTCAGACCCGGGTGAAGAGCTCAGGGGGCATGTGTTCCACTACTCCAGGGTGACCAGGGTGGAGGGCGAGATGAGCTACGAGCTGGACAAGGACAAGGGGATCGTCGGGGGGCTCGACGGGCTGTGCCATGAGAACATCCTTGCTTCATACCTTCACCTCCATTTTGGTTCGGCGCCCAAGGCTGCGAGAAGGTTCGTTGAAAGATGCGTTGAGCACTCAAGACGATGA
- a CDS encoding methyltransferase domain-containing protein, translated as MEKGELLPDHLLGRTPMDIASFWDGEADHYVSGPGSLSEVDKAILTLLAQNGDLKEEDLVLDIGCGPGQYSNFFAGLVRGVVALDISSKMIGHAMDLCRKNGRNNVEFMNMPWEDFSSERSFDLVFASFCPAICNLDALIKMESLSRRSCCIVTRGGPCHVDEHLQALGLLLGMRFSDEAYMAPLIIEALEGLGRRPRLHHFKIDRPKAIDRKLSMSIQRFIAAYSRGIGEGDKELFHRILSSIKCPQSIVMTVIIWSPRL; from the coding sequence ATGGAAAAGGGGGAATTGTTGCCCGACCATCTGTTGGGCCGGACACCGATGGATATTGCTTCATTCTGGGATGGGGAAGCGGACCATTACGTATCTGGCCCCGGCTCGCTAAGTGAGGTGGACAAGGCCATCCTGACCTTGCTCGCACAGAACGGCGATCTCAAGGAGGAAGACCTCGTCCTCGACATCGGATGTGGTCCTGGCCAATATTCGAATTTTTTCGCTGGACTTGTGCGAGGCGTTGTGGCTTTGGATATCTCTAGCAAGATGATAGGGCATGCTATGGACCTATGCAGGAAAAACGGTCGGAACAACGTCGAATTCATGAACATGCCATGGGAGGACTTCAGCTCAGAGAGGTCTTTTGACCTTGTGTTCGCATCATTCTGCCCTGCGATATGCAACCTTGACGCATTGATAAAAATGGAATCGCTGTCAAGAAGGAGCTGTTGCATCGTTACAAGAGGAGGTCCGTGCCATGTGGACGAACATCTTCAGGCATTGGGCCTGTTACTCGGCATGAGGTTCTCCGACGAGGCGTATATGGCCCCCCTCATCATCGAAGCACTGGAAGGACTGGGAAGAAGACCACGTTTGCATCATTTCAAGATCGATCGCCCTAAGGCCATTGACCGGAAGCTCTCCATGTCGATCCAGCGTTTCATCGCGGCTTACTCAAGGGGGATCGGGGAGGGCGATAAGGAGCTTTTTCATAGGATACTTTCCTCGATAAAATGCCCTCAGAGCATCGTCATGACCGTGATAATTTGGTCCCCGCGCTTGTGA
- the cfbA gene encoding sirohydrochlorin nickelochelatase has protein sequence MTKGVLVVGHGSKLQFNRDLVVHMADVLDRRKEFGPVTAAFMQLNEPTIKQGIEKLVRMGVDEIYVQPCFLASGIHLTEDIPGELGFKKGDTAGSMVVEGKTIQLKYCGPIGADDRIADILADRIRERVKKG, from the coding sequence ATGACAAAAGGAGTGCTAGTGGTAGGGCATGGGAGCAAGCTGCAGTTCAACAGGGACCTGGTTGTGCACATGGCCGACGTCCTGGACCGTAGGAAGGAGTTCGGACCGGTGACAGCCGCCTTCATGCAGCTGAACGAGCCGACGATCAAGCAGGGCATAGAGAAGCTCGTAAGGATGGGGGTGGACGAGATCTACGTGCAACCGTGCTTCCTGGCATCAGGGATACATCTCACTGAGGACATCCCTGGGGAACTAGGGTTCAAGAAAGGGGATACAGCGGGTTCGATGGTGGTCGAAGGGAAGACCATCCAACTGAAGTATTGCGGACCGATCGGCGCAGATGACAGGATAGCAGATATCCTGGCCGACCGTATCAGAGAAAGGGTCAAGAAGGGTTGA
- the cfbE gene encoding coenzyme F430 synthase has protein sequence MKVLVLDQTHGGDRIGREHRRLGHDVTLVDVYGTMSAEERRALRDEGIRCEVRAPPEKFDLAIVPVHCPDRFLADARYDERITHHEAVGRLVRFKMPVIEVTGVSGKTSACHIIAHMLSMTGRTVLLHTSRGDLRLKGDKIEVIKEKTSIAPASLIELAGLEGFDVAVLEESLGGCGIGDVCCITNLNDDYGIAGGTRKALDGKVQMVRLAKKKVVFPERERDLWSPYLPEGVEDTTFGSEGDVHVEFGRELQLGVPLELRVFDGGSVYSVSLSSMFLAPAYTNAFETSLAAMKALGIDMEATVRSLSSFKGVPGRGEIEREGMWYMVRERNPGVGARSIGWNISILEDLYGISDIGLVIDPVNAKVCEKLDMHAVLRVVAEKHSVKKVYLFERRCGEGRRWPDLERIKNAYEVWGKHKVVLWCTKEGFL, from the coding sequence TTGAAAGTGTTGGTCCTCGACCAGACCCACGGCGGAGACAGGATCGGCCGGGAGCACAGGAGGCTCGGCCATGATGTCACTCTGGTGGACGTATACGGCACGATGAGCGCCGAGGAGAGGCGGGCGCTCAGGGACGAGGGGATCAGATGCGAGGTCAGGGCACCTCCAGAAAAGTTCGACCTGGCCATAGTACCCGTGCATTGTCCTGATAGGTTCCTGGCCGATGCCAGGTACGATGAGAGGATAACCCATCATGAGGCGGTAGGACGCCTGGTCAGGTTCAAGATGCCGGTCATCGAGGTGACGGGGGTCAGCGGCAAGACCTCGGCATGCCACATCATTGCGCATATGCTTTCCATGACAGGAAGGACCGTGCTGCTGCACACATCCCGCGGGGATCTACGCCTAAAAGGAGACAAGATAGAGGTAATAAAAGAGAAGACGAGCATCGCCCCCGCCTCGCTCATCGAACTTGCGGGTCTGGAAGGGTTCGATGTCGCAGTGCTGGAGGAAAGTCTAGGCGGTTGCGGCATCGGCGATGTATGTTGCATAACGAACCTGAACGATGACTATGGCATCGCGGGCGGCACGAGGAAGGCCCTCGACGGCAAGGTCCAAATGGTCCGACTTGCGAAGAAGAAGGTCGTTTTCCCCGAGAGGGAGAGGGACCTTTGGTCCCCATATCTTCCAGAAGGGGTCGAGGACACCACCTTTGGGAGCGAGGGGGATGTCCATGTCGAGTTCGGCAGGGAACTTCAGCTGGGAGTGCCGCTGGAGTTGAGGGTCTTCGATGGTGGCTCAGTATACTCTGTCAGCCTTTCCAGCATGTTCTTGGCACCTGCATATACGAATGCTTTCGAGACATCTCTGGCCGCCATGAAGGCCTTGGGGATCGACATGGAGGCCACCGTCAGGTCCCTCAGCTCGTTCAAGGGCGTACCTGGGAGGGGGGAGATAGAGCGAGAAGGCATGTGGTACATGGTCCGCGAGAGGAATCCGGGGGTCGGGGCCAGGAGCATCGGCTGGAACATCTCGATACTTGAGGACCTGTACGGGATCTCGGACATAGGGCTCGTCATCGACCCGGTCAATGCAAAGGTATGCGAGAAATTGGACATGCATGCGGTCCTGCGTGTTGTGGCCGAGAAACATTCGGTAAAGAAGGTCTATCTCTTCGAGAGAAGGTGTGGTGAGGGCAGACGATGGCCGGACCTAGAGAGGATCAAGAACGCCTATGAGGTCTGGGGGAAGCACAAGGTGGTTCTATGGTGCACCAAGGAGGGGTTCCTTTGA
- the cfbD gene encoding Ni-sirohydrochlorin a,c-diamide reductive cyclase catalytic subunit yields MVHQGGVPLNDILHPRPNPIIAAMYTLRDLDVDVIIMHGPAGCGFMASRRLEEAGVRVITTGMQENDLIFGAEDKLARILKKVEEDFRPKLVGIVGTCASMIIGENLDGAIKKAGLRAKVIPVDTHGCSGPNTSGAIRTLEVAAERGIISNEEFLRQKEMLVRATLIEKDRGITSKQYLEPHPGVTKLTVALRIVDALRQGKRVAVVLNAKKETAYGFADIMRAMEEARSKLGGEVVHIGNLDPDVGLPRIRRYARNILRDLEAANVKVVELTGGLDEYPVAAEKASMLLQQGGYDLRIIAGLPHHLTGLRKDDVLVTDQPRELRNYIQNGFELSVGEVTTHADVMRTDKVIRNELGNTIREVAEKGYR; encoded by the coding sequence ATGGTGCACCAAGGAGGGGTTCCTTTGAACGACATCCTGCACCCAAGGCCGAACCCGATAATAGCGGCGATGTACACCCTCCGTGACCTTGATGTGGACGTCATAATCATGCATGGCCCTGCTGGCTGCGGCTTCATGGCCTCCAGGAGACTTGAGGAGGCGGGCGTGAGGGTCATCACGACCGGCATGCAGGAGAACGATCTGATCTTCGGGGCGGAGGACAAGCTCGCGAGGATACTCAAGAAGGTCGAGGAGGACTTCAGGCCCAAGCTCGTCGGTATCGTCGGCACCTGTGCCAGCATGATAATCGGAGAGAACCTCGACGGCGCGATAAAAAAGGCAGGGCTCAGAGCGAAGGTCATCCCCGTCGATACGCATGGATGTTCCGGACCTAATACCAGCGGGGCGATAAGGACGCTCGAGGTCGCGGCCGAGAGAGGCATCATCTCCAATGAGGAGTTCCTCAGACAGAAGGAGATGTTGGTCAGGGCCACCCTCATCGAAAAGGACAGGGGGATCACCTCCAAACAATACCTTGAACCTCATCCAGGCGTGACAAAGCTGACGGTCGCCCTCAGGATCGTCGATGCGCTGAGGCAGGGCAAGCGGGTCGCGGTGGTGCTCAACGCAAAGAAGGAGACCGCCTATGGCTTCGCTGACATCATGAGGGCCATGGAGGAGGCAAGGTCGAAGTTAGGTGGGGAGGTCGTCCACATAGGAAACCTTGATCCGGATGTCGGACTGCCAAGGATCAGACGTTACGCCAGGAACATACTGAGGGACCTGGAGGCCGCCAATGTCAAGGTCGTGGAGCTGACCGGAGGCCTGGACGAGTACCCCGTGGCGGCCGAAAAGGCCTCGATGCTCCTACAGCAGGGCGGATATGACCTGAGGATAATCGCTGGCCTTCCTCACCATCTTACTGGTCTCCGGAAGGACGATGTGCTCGTGACCGACCAGCCCAGAGAGCTCAGGAACTACATACAGAACGGTTTCGAGCTGTCGGTCGGCGAGGTCACCACGCATGCGGACGTGATGAGGACGGACAAGGTCATCAGGAACGAGCTGGGGAACACCATCAGGGAGGTAGCGGAGAAGGGATACCGATGA
- a CDS encoding P-loop NTPase, which yields MRQIAIYGKGGIGKSTISANLAACFAEMGKRTWYIGCDPKADGSMTLLGGRKVPTFLEQMKDGLRPKDYEVSVGYKGVRCIEVGGPMAGVGCAGRGIIVAVQALSRDHFNEEIDVIIYDVPGDVVCGGFAVPLREKYANEVYIVTSGEYLAMYAANNIARGLNNLGVNLGGLICNSREVLKEREAVEAFASHIGSRMIGFIPRDPMVRVCENKGRTVIECEPYSAQAEEYRRLSRAVWENDRFSVPSPMDPESLRQLLREVSG from the coding sequence ATGAGACAGATCGCAATATACGGAAAGGGAGGGATCGGGAAGAGCACGATATCTGCGAACCTCGCGGCCTGCTTCGCCGAGATGGGCAAACGGACGTGGTATATTGGATGCGACCCAAAGGCCGACGGCTCGATGACGCTGCTGGGAGGAAGGAAGGTGCCTACGTTCCTCGAACAGATGAAGGACGGCCTTCGGCCAAAGGACTACGAGGTCTCAGTGGGCTATAAGGGCGTCAGATGCATAGAGGTCGGCGGACCAATGGCTGGGGTAGGGTGCGCTGGAAGGGGGATAATCGTTGCAGTGCAGGCCCTTTCGAGGGACCACTTCAATGAGGAGATCGATGTCATCATCTACGATGTTCCTGGGGATGTCGTGTGCGGGGGCTTTGCCGTACCTCTCAGAGAGAAGTACGCCAATGAGGTCTACATCGTCACCTCGGGAGAGTACTTGGCCATGTATGCGGCCAATAACATCGCAAGGGGCCTTAACAACCTTGGCGTCAACCTTGGCGGGCTGATCTGCAATTCAAGAGAGGTCTTGAAGGAAAGGGAGGCGGTAGAGGCCTTCGCGTCACATATTGGTTCAAGGATGATCGGTTTCATCCCCAGGGACCCTATGGTCAGGGTCTGCGAGAACAAGGGAAGGACGGTCATTGAGTGCGAGCCCTACAGTGCCCAGGCCGAAGAGTATCGCAGACTGTCCAGGGCGGTCTGGGAAAATGACAGGTTCTCTGTCCCGAGCCCGATGGACCCGGAATCCCTCAGGCAGCTCCTCAGGGAGGTCTCAGGATGA
- the cobB gene encoding hydrogenobyrinic acid a,c-diamide synthase (glutamine-hydrolyzing) — MTSRRIVIAGAGSGVGKTTIATGIMSLLSKRMKVQAFKVGPDFIDPMFHSAATGRPSRNLDSFFMDEKTLKNLYGWATRDADMAVIEGVRGLYDGLTSTGDIGSTAEIAKLLRAPVVLVVNARSLAKSAAAHVLGFKMLDPEVRIDGVILNHVAGARHREKAKEAVERLTGTKVIGCIERRRERLPERHLGLVTVPEKEDVGATMRQVEELAMEVDMDSLLAIAEGAPDIQLDERCPYPKASRAGVKVAVPRDRAFSFYYHENIESIQMAGGEVVFFRPTEGDRLPDADAYYIGGGYPEIYAGQISRNKDFRDGLLAASEEGKLIYGECGGLMTLCKRIIDGPSGAPMAGVFDVDAELTVDRQGLAYVRAKATEKNFLFPGMDIRGHEFHYSRLVPLPTGPYAFDVQRGTGIDGSHDGLIKRRTIGTYMHQHALANKAWGGAFVREAAL; from the coding sequence ATGACATCGAGAAGGATCGTGATCGCTGGGGCGGGAAGCGGTGTCGGGAAGACGACGATAGCCACGGGCATAATGTCATTGCTCTCGAAGAGGATGAAGGTCCAGGCGTTCAAGGTCGGCCCGGACTTCATCGATCCCATGTTCCATTCCGCGGCCACAGGCAGACCGTCGAGGAATTTGGACTCGTTCTTCATGGATGAGAAGACCTTGAAGAACCTTTATGGATGGGCCACAAGGGACGCGGACATGGCAGTGATAGAGGGCGTGAGAGGATTGTATGATGGCCTCACCTCAACCGGTGACATTGGGAGCACGGCCGAGATCGCGAAGCTGCTCAGGGCGCCTGTCGTGCTCGTCGTCAACGCAAGGAGTCTTGCGAAGAGCGCCGCGGCACATGTGCTCGGCTTCAAGATGCTGGACCCTGAGGTCCGGATCGACGGTGTCATCCTGAACCATGTTGCCGGGGCGCGTCATCGCGAGAAGGCCAAGGAGGCCGTCGAAAGGCTGACGGGAACAAAGGTCATCGGATGCATAGAAAGAAGGAGGGAGAGGCTGCCAGAGCGGCATCTTGGACTTGTCACGGTCCCAGAGAAGGAGGATGTCGGGGCGACGATGAGGCAGGTCGAGGAGCTTGCCATGGAGGTCGATATGGACTCTCTCCTGGCCATCGCTGAAGGTGCCCCTGACATACAGCTTGACGAGAGATGTCCCTACCCAAAGGCATCGAGGGCCGGCGTCAAGGTCGCGGTCCCCAGGGACAGGGCATTCTCTTTCTACTATCACGAGAACATAGAATCGATACAGATGGCCGGTGGGGAGGTCGTGTTCTTCCGGCCGACGGAGGGCGATAGGCTGCCAGATGCTGATGCCTATTACATCGGCGGTGGCTACCCTGAGATCTACGCGGGACAGATATCCAGGAACAAGGATTTCAGGGATGGGCTCCTTGCGGCCTCAGAAGAGGGGAAACTGATATATGGAGAGTGCGGAGGCCTGATGACCCTTTGCAAGAGGATCATCGACGGGCCATCTGGCGCCCCGATGGCCGGGGTCTTCGATGTCGATGCCGAGCTGACCGTCGACAGGCAAGGACTGGCATATGTCAGGGCGAAGGCCACCGAGAAGAACTTCCTGTTCCCAGGCATGGACATAAGGGGGCACGAGTTCCATTACTCGAGGTTGGTGCCCCTGCCGACTGGGCCCTATGCGTTCGATGTGCAGAGGGGCACGGGCATCGACGGGTCGCACGATGGCCTCATCAAGAGGAGGACGATAGGGACCTATATGCACCAGCATGCCCTGGCGAACAAGGCGTGGGGCGGAGCGTTCGTGCGAGAGGCCGCTTTGTGA
- a CDS encoding class I SAM-dependent methyltransferase — MVEDKGPTQEMIWEKSYSSKRDFFGNEPSEFGIRSAEVLKRHNLKKLLELGCGQGRDTVMFLKNGFEVTAIDYCQTGLDQLQECTSCNGLIKNLRLCRIDAKAGLPFPDSSFDAVYSHMFFTMEFTEEEMGRIMDEVKRVLRPGGYNIYSVRSDKDPHYGKGKHCGEDMYQNQMGFIVHFFTEEKIKRLSKGWEILSIRQSVEGSYPFDKYLYEVTMRRPR; from the coding sequence ATGGTCGAGGACAAGGGGCCGACGCAGGAGATGATATGGGAGAAGAGCTACTCCTCGAAGAGGGACTTCTTTGGGAACGAGCCGAGCGAGTTCGGCATACGCTCCGCGGAGGTCCTTAAGAGGCACAATCTCAAAAAACTGCTGGAACTGGGATGTGGGCAGGGCAGGGACACGGTCATGTTCCTGAAGAATGGCTTTGAGGTCACTGCCATAGATTATTGCCAGACGGGATTGGACCAACTTCAGGAGTGCACATCCTGCAATGGATTGATCAAGAACCTGAGATTGTGCAGGATAGACGCCAAGGCCGGCCTTCCATTCCCGGATTCCTCATTTGATGCTGTATACAGTCACATGTTCTTCACGATGGAGTTCACCGAGGAGGAGATGGGAAGGATCATGGATGAGGTGAAAAGGGTGCTCAGGCCAGGTGGTTATAACATATATTCCGTCCGTAGCGACAAGGACCCGCACTATGGCAAGGGAAAGCACTGTGGAGAGGACATGTATCAGAACCAGATGGGATTCATCGTGCACTTCTTTACTGAAGAGAAGATCAAGAGGCTGTCGAAGGGATGGGAGATACTTTCCATCCGTCAATCGGTCGAAGGCTCGTACCCTTTCGATAAGTACCTTTATGAGGTCACAATGAGAAGACCGCGATGA
- a CDS encoding VOC family protein, translating into MLMDEGGYQRCPVLPLVEKRASPGNNIIWSPCVQRFMPIGDPMGGESYDLGRGKLKRVWMVKVPVNDLKRAVDWYTGALGLGLVHDRSADNWVEVGLVDENVRIVLFVPDPREDKRPGTDTGIIFATDSIFEVHRRLVDEGVDFIIKPERQAWGGLMAVFLDPFGNKLGILEESERPS; encoded by the coding sequence GTGCTGATGGACGAGGGAGGATATCAACGATGTCCCGTCCTACCGTTGGTGGAGAAAAGGGCATCACCTGGAAACAATATTATATGGTCCCCGTGCGTTCAAAGGTTCATGCCGATAGGCGACCCCATGGGCGGTGAATCGTATGACCTCGGCAGAGGTAAGCTCAAGAGGGTGTGGATGGTAAAGGTCCCGGTGAACGACCTTAAAAGGGCCGTGGATTGGTACACAGGGGCCCTTGGTCTAGGTCTTGTCCATGACCGTTCCGCCGATAATTGGGTAGAGGTGGGCCTTGTCGATGAGAATGTGAGGATAGTGCTCTTCGTCCCAGACCCAAGGGAAGATAAGAGGCCAGGGACCGATACGGGCATCATCTTCGCCACTGATAGCATCTTTGAGGTCCACAGAAGGCTGGTCGATGAGGGGGTCGATTTCATCATTAAACCTGAGAGGCAGGCGTGGGGGGGCCTCATGGCCGTGTTCCTCGACCCGTTCGGGAACAAGCTCGGCATCCTGGAGGAATCTGAAAGGCCGAGCTAG